A genomic segment from Polyangium mundeleinium encodes:
- a CDS encoding HAD family hydrolase encodes MHQSFPTALVDGDARPGREGGRGRPAFEHEATFHVEGLSCRSCARRAEQALRTLPGVRAGSVGFFGEIAQAIYDVRVTSEREIASAMAQRGFTFTAAVGAPPSERARLDAGRFGLVVALLGNLVALASWRPARTPEREIAWVELGFTLLLFAVAGPPLLHRARALARRGVLGTEVVTLSCATLALALGVVAMVFDPSRAGTILEKLTRLGLSLDGLSLAAFEASGAILGCSILGLYAHTALLTRAYRSVTRAALAREARVRRVGGSGVDERVACAMLAPGDRVRLGEGDITPVDIVLESAARVSLPDGRAVDRAGGQIVETGARLLSGEVTGRVARAPCSELAAAADAEVHRAALRIERDARQHTGKSFAHVASLALSVASVSFAGFAFVVHALLGRGPFHPDGYLTAIAVLIGASPAAFVIALPAARTIAVLRARAAGVVVKDPAALEALATATVACFDKTGTVTLGTPRVTRLSWREFPDISILEDVAALEASATHRAGRAIAHHLAVAGVRPGALDEAADVRPDGVVGRSRGALVEVSAARPGDPLPPDAREGASLVCVRRNGTVEAWFELWDPPRLGSEKAFRALFQRGLGCRLLSGDGPDATLALAHRLGVPARGGLGPAEKALHVRDLQQAGARVLHISDGQEDRANRGPADVSLAVAPGALPVAVPAPLVLCDDRLETIAWLVDLARALRATVRQSLLVSVVYNAAVIPLCAAGFLSPLVAAGLALGEALLLCGNAARLLVSPGLPGKAAAPPGLPAAGALAHVRTDRVPLPP; translated from the coding sequence ATGCATCAATCTTTCCCCACTGCGCTGGTCGATGGAGACGCCCGCCCTGGGCGCGAGGGCGGCCGCGGGCGACCCGCGTTCGAGCACGAGGCGACCTTCCATGTCGAAGGCCTCTCGTGCCGGAGCTGCGCCCGCCGCGCGGAGCAAGCCTTGCGCACCCTGCCCGGCGTCCGCGCGGGGTCCGTCGGGTTCTTCGGCGAGATCGCCCAGGCCATCTACGACGTGCGGGTCACGAGCGAGCGCGAGATCGCCTCCGCCATGGCCCAGCGCGGCTTCACGTTCACGGCCGCCGTGGGCGCACCGCCGAGCGAACGAGCGCGGCTCGACGCGGGACGGTTCGGCCTCGTCGTCGCGCTCCTCGGCAACCTCGTCGCCCTCGCCTCGTGGCGGCCCGCGCGCACCCCCGAGCGGGAGATCGCCTGGGTCGAGCTCGGCTTCACGCTGTTGCTCTTCGCCGTGGCCGGCCCGCCCCTCCTCCACCGCGCCCGCGCCCTCGCGCGCCGCGGCGTCCTCGGCACCGAGGTCGTGACGCTTTCCTGCGCCACGCTCGCGCTCGCCCTGGGCGTCGTCGCGATGGTGTTCGATCCGAGCCGCGCCGGAACCATCCTGGAGAAGCTCACGCGGCTCGGGCTTTCGCTCGACGGCCTCTCGCTCGCCGCGTTCGAGGCCTCCGGCGCGATCCTCGGCTGCTCGATCCTCGGGCTCTACGCGCACACGGCCTTGCTCACGCGCGCCTACCGGAGCGTCACGCGCGCCGCGCTGGCCCGCGAGGCCCGCGTGCGCCGCGTGGGCGGCAGCGGCGTCGACGAGCGCGTCGCGTGCGCCATGCTCGCGCCCGGCGACCGCGTGCGCCTCGGCGAAGGCGACATCACGCCCGTGGACATCGTCCTCGAGAGCGCGGCGCGCGTGTCCCTGCCGGATGGCCGCGCCGTGGATCGGGCCGGCGGGCAGATCGTCGAGACCGGCGCGCGGCTGCTCTCCGGCGAGGTCACAGGGCGCGTGGCGCGGGCGCCCTGCTCCGAGCTCGCCGCCGCGGCCGACGCCGAGGTGCATCGCGCCGCCCTGCGGATCGAGCGGGACGCGCGGCAGCACACGGGAAAGTCGTTCGCGCACGTCGCGTCGCTCGCCCTGTCGGTCGCGTCCGTCTCGTTCGCCGGCTTCGCGTTCGTCGTGCACGCGCTGCTCGGCCGTGGCCCGTTCCATCCGGACGGGTATCTCACCGCGATCGCCGTGCTCATCGGCGCCTCGCCCGCGGCCTTCGTGATCGCGCTCCCGGCCGCGCGGACCATCGCCGTCCTGCGGGCGCGCGCGGCGGGCGTGGTCGTCAAGGATCCGGCGGCCCTCGAAGCGCTCGCCACGGCCACCGTCGCCTGCTTCGACAAGACGGGCACGGTGACCCTCGGCACGCCGCGGGTCACGCGCCTTTCGTGGCGCGAGTTCCCGGACATCTCGATCCTCGAGGACGTGGCCGCGCTCGAAGCGAGCGCGACGCACCGCGCGGGCCGCGCCATCGCGCATCACCTCGCCGTGGCCGGCGTGCGTCCCGGCGCGCTCGACGAGGCGGCCGACGTGCGCCCCGACGGCGTGGTGGGCCGGTCGCGCGGCGCGCTCGTGGAGGTCTCGGCCGCGCGCCCGGGAGATCCTCTGCCTCCGGACGCGCGAGAGGGCGCGAGCCTCGTCTGCGTCCGTCGCAACGGCACCGTCGAGGCCTGGTTCGAGCTCTGGGATCCGCCGCGGCTCGGCTCGGAGAAGGCGTTCCGTGCGCTCTTCCAGCGGGGGCTCGGCTGCCGGCTCCTGAGCGGCGACGGCCCGGACGCGACGCTCGCGCTCGCGCATCGGCTCGGCGTGCCGGCGCGCGGCGGCCTCGGCCCGGCGGAAAAAGCCCTGCACGTCCGTGACCTTCAGCAAGCCGGCGCGCGTGTCCTCCACATCAGCGACGGCCAGGAGGACCGCGCGAACAGGGGCCCGGCGGACGTCTCGCTCGCCGTCGCGCCCGGCGCGTTGCCCGTGGCCGTGCCGGCGCCCCTCGTGCTCTGCGACGACCGCCTGGAGACCATCGCTTGGCTCGTCGACCTCGCCCGCGCCTTGCGGGCCACGGTCAGGCAAAGCCTCCTCGTCTCCGTCGTCTACAATGCGGCCGTCATTCCGCTCTGCGCGGCGGGCTTTTTGAGCCCGCTCGTGGCGGCGGGGCTCGCCCTCGGCGAAGCGCTGCTCCTCTGCGGGAACGCGGCGCGCCTCCTGGTTTCGCCCGGGCTACCTGGCAAGGCCGCCGCGCCTCCGGGTTTGCCCGCTGCGGGCGCTCTCGCGCACGTCCGGACAGACCGGGTGCCCCTTCCGCCCTGA
- a CDS encoding CPBP family intramembrane glutamic endopeptidase, with protein sequence MAAQPRLWRKFGVLFGMGVVGNLSLLPIAIPQIRQIVEHTDAALPSLPVLVIASQIQPLLLLGLAVAAGVRLAPSLHLRSHIAAWAGGEPQPEPRFRSQLRIAVGLGILAALVVLALDHFLRPTLAETGGKDLRILQKQPAWATIAAVLYGGMNEELLTRWGLATFLAWAIGKIRKAPGSPTRGVMWTAVVLAALVFAAGHLPAVIAMGIPLSGPMIARTLVLNAFAGVIFGWLYFRRSLESAMLAHGTVHITWAVLSHLV encoded by the coding sequence ATGGCAGCGCAACCGCGTTTGTGGCGGAAGTTTGGCGTGCTCTTCGGCATGGGCGTCGTGGGCAACCTCAGCTTGCTGCCCATTGCGATTCCACAGATACGGCAGATCGTGGAGCATACGGACGCGGCCTTGCCGTCGCTGCCCGTGCTCGTGATTGCGTCGCAGATTCAGCCCCTTCTCCTCCTGGGCTTGGCCGTCGCGGCGGGCGTCCGCCTCGCGCCCTCGTTGCACCTGCGATCTCACATCGCTGCATGGGCCGGGGGCGAGCCGCAACCTGAGCCGCGGTTCCGAAGCCAACTGCGGATCGCGGTTGGCCTGGGGATCCTTGCCGCGCTCGTGGTCCTGGCCCTCGACCATTTCCTGCGCCCCACCCTGGCCGAAACCGGTGGGAAGGACCTCCGCATTCTCCAGAAACAACCCGCGTGGGCCACGATCGCGGCCGTCCTTTATGGCGGCATGAACGAAGAGCTCCTGACGCGCTGGGGCCTCGCGACGTTCCTCGCCTGGGCCATCGGAAAGATCCGCAAAGCGCCGGGAAGCCCTACCAGGGGCGTGATGTGGACGGCCGTCGTGCTCGCCGCCCTCGTGTTCGCGGCGGGCCACCTGCCCGCCGTGATCGCGATGGGCATCCCGCTTTCGGGCCCCATGATCGCCCGCACCCTCGTCTTGAATGCATTCGCGGGCGTCATCTTCGGTTGGCTCTATTTCCGCCGAAGCCTGGAATCGGCGATGCTCGCGCACGGGACGGTCCACATCACCTGGGCCGTCCTCTCGCACCTCGTCTGA
- a CDS encoding DUF6892 domain-containing protein: MSTKKTTTKKTATEETRIVFPDPGLHIAVLGALMEAEAVSSERVEAKLEGIEGDDDMVRLRAAMARLHSIKLDRKKVARLDRLDFDGGNEIYMMMESGAGVYTGGEDDTYSLRSLVGIGALEALETLDLDGHGFFDDLRDLRPLEGLAKLTHLTLTGDWTHAASLEMLPKLEHLEVNLGSVDDPAVLDRLAARGVEVLR; this comes from the coding sequence ATGAGCACGAAAAAGACCACGACGAAAAAGACCGCGACGGAGGAGACCCGCATTGTTTTCCCGGATCCTGGGCTGCACATCGCTGTGCTTGGTGCGTTGATGGAGGCCGAGGCTGTGAGTTCGGAGCGGGTCGAGGCCAAGCTCGAAGGGATTGAGGGCGACGACGATATGGTTCGGCTCCGGGCGGCCATGGCTCGGCTGCATTCGATCAAGCTTGATCGCAAGAAGGTTGCGCGGCTCGATCGGCTCGATTTCGATGGCGGGAACGAGATCTACATGATGATGGAAAGCGGCGCTGGCGTCTATACCGGCGGCGAGGACGACACCTATTCGCTCCGCTCGCTTGTAGGCATCGGCGCGCTCGAGGCCCTCGAGACGCTTGACCTCGACGGCCATGGCTTTTTCGACGACCTCCGTGATCTCCGCCCCCTCGAAGGATTGGCCAAGCTCACGCATCTCACCTTGACCGGCGATTGGACGCACGCGGCGAGCCTGGAAATGCTCCCCAAACTCGAGCATCTCGAGGTGAACCTCGGCTCGGTCGACGACCCCGCGGTCCTCGATCGCCTCGCGGCGCGTGGGGTTGAAGTCTTGCGCTGA
- a CDS encoding protein kinase domain-containing protein, translated as MFESGRSPPPPASTALRSLTEFDGYRLLERLGEGAMGEVWRALDLTIDRHVAIKMIRSAYPAERDRERFRLEALALGRIEHPNVVAVYRSGETLGQPYIVYELVAGQSVDTLVGTLEWQEVLALGVDVARGLAAAHHASVLHRDLKPANVMRTRTGAGKLIDFGVAKVPARPAFLEEAGPESIARFVANGGLPADVTRKGDILGTPRYLAPELWKGAPATAASDIYALGLVLWELLAGIPPYGPKRPLMQLVDAILKEPLPSIASLRPDIPFELSASVDRAVQKDPAKRFASADALAAALEGVVATMRALGLLPEAAASPSERQAELVRMMFKRAVSRSSFPQRFYERLFARHPEMRHLFPHDLTGQGRKLVTALTASVACLRDPHGLYAMLEELGARHVLYGVREAHVDSFGEALRAELDLTEGGRMDDELAEAWGQAWEQLASAVRRGIQRASLPEGEAKADSGITPRTARDPSTIGALLGATALFSDLDADERRDLAARMRPFHAEPGEVLCTQGAPADQLYLVEDGLLAVSIRTPGDDRIFVGESGPGGVLGEHALNQPMLRAATVTTVRRASGYTLEIADFEHLRRVHNPAALKVLRRLSLHLCSELRGVTRELMGPAPPAASTSASDLGEGHPLTPPIASSLRSLPFFESFSDERLAVIAGVLVEREVPRGRMIFAEGASRGSAFLLARGTVEITVRAGHRHMHLAVLGPGKTMGMEALLDHGPQRVTCTARENVVLLELAPEPLARLFASSPAMAFELVEAINRDLIDALRQTDAGIVRRAAQALVVGTHGDRAMGTKTLMRMTLASTTRAGTEDLVEQTLRGFVDGLGTLLDIPHALHEAANTTRLHASPDDASSDKEALLGKVRASILGDDVVLHGPFGPRRLVQADDTASGRSLSFLEEFLRSEVMPLSSGTGAQTSRLCEEAGDLLHESVGGGSDDVVLFCGSDATAAVEEMVRALGLALSPELDERYHLRERIPENERPVVFLGPHEAPSNELPWRASIADVVTIDADAEGRIDLHALEAALVRHANRPLKIGSFSLASQVTGIVADDVAITTLLHRHGALSFWDSTTAGPSLDIRMNPEGSGALASKDAVFLSPHECIGGLGTPGVLVAKRALVARRKEAGPPALLDSIRAGLVFQLKAAIGTDTIRAREDDFIKRALASFRTNEKIWVLGPPEHERLSIVSLVIRHGRDQFLHWNFVVALLNDLFGIQARGGGPSAGPYGHLILGIDPEPSAAFAEAVEAGCGVLQLGWVRVHFNAFMTETVFLYIVAAIHMIAHDGWKLLPMYRCDAATGRWTHVAGRPRPALRLKDLSYRGGELEYRSMRTSEPESALATYLDEARAILASAAVEGPPDPQNEPDIPEAFQHLRWFPTPLEAWRAHRAGR; from the coding sequence GTGTTCGAATCGGGCCGCTCCCCCCCGCCGCCGGCTTCCACCGCCCTCCGGTCCCTCACGGAGTTCGACGGCTATCGCCTCCTCGAGCGGCTCGGCGAAGGCGCGATGGGCGAGGTTTGGCGCGCCCTCGATCTCACGATCGATCGCCACGTCGCGATCAAAATGATCCGCAGTGCTTATCCGGCGGAGCGCGACCGCGAGCGCTTCCGCCTCGAAGCCCTCGCGCTCGGGCGGATCGAGCATCCGAACGTCGTCGCCGTCTACCGCAGCGGGGAAACGCTCGGGCAGCCTTACATCGTGTACGAGCTCGTCGCCGGGCAGAGCGTCGATACGCTCGTCGGCACGCTCGAGTGGCAGGAGGTCCTCGCGCTCGGCGTCGACGTCGCGCGGGGGCTCGCGGCGGCCCATCACGCCTCCGTCCTGCACCGCGACCTCAAGCCGGCGAATGTCATGCGCACCCGCACGGGCGCCGGCAAGCTCATTGATTTCGGCGTCGCCAAGGTGCCGGCGCGGCCCGCGTTCCTCGAAGAGGCGGGCCCCGAGAGCATCGCGCGCTTCGTGGCGAATGGAGGCCTGCCCGCCGACGTGACGCGGAAAGGCGACATTCTCGGCACGCCCCGCTACCTCGCGCCCGAACTGTGGAAAGGCGCGCCCGCGACCGCCGCGAGCGACATCTATGCGCTCGGCCTCGTCCTGTGGGAGCTGCTCGCCGGCATCCCGCCCTATGGGCCCAAGCGGCCTCTGATGCAGCTCGTCGACGCGATCCTCAAAGAGCCCCTGCCGAGCATCGCCTCGCTCCGGCCCGACATCCCCTTCGAGCTCTCCGCGAGCGTCGACCGCGCGGTGCAAAAGGACCCGGCCAAACGCTTCGCCTCGGCGGACGCCCTCGCCGCCGCGCTCGAAGGCGTGGTCGCGACGATGCGCGCGCTCGGCCTGCTCCCCGAGGCCGCGGCCTCGCCCTCGGAGCGGCAGGCCGAGCTCGTGCGGATGATGTTCAAGCGGGCGGTCTCGCGATCGAGCTTCCCGCAGCGATTCTATGAGCGCTTGTTCGCGCGGCACCCCGAGATGCGCCATTTGTTCCCGCACGATCTCACGGGCCAGGGGCGCAAGCTCGTCACCGCGCTGACCGCGAGCGTCGCCTGCCTGCGTGATCCCCACGGGCTCTACGCGATGCTCGAAGAGCTCGGCGCGCGGCACGTGCTTTACGGCGTCCGCGAGGCGCACGTCGATTCCTTTGGCGAGGCGCTCCGCGCGGAGCTCGATCTCACCGAGGGCGGCCGCATGGACGACGAGCTCGCCGAGGCGTGGGGCCAGGCATGGGAGCAGCTCGCGAGCGCCGTACGCCGCGGGATCCAGCGCGCCTCGCTTCCCGAGGGGGAAGCCAAAGCAGACTCCGGCATCACCCCGCGGACGGCGAGGGACCCGAGCACGATCGGCGCGTTGCTCGGCGCCACGGCGCTCTTTTCGGATCTCGACGCCGACGAGCGCCGCGACCTCGCCGCCCGGATGCGGCCCTTCCACGCCGAGCCCGGCGAGGTCCTCTGCACACAAGGCGCGCCGGCCGACCAGCTTTACCTCGTCGAGGACGGCCTGCTCGCGGTCTCGATCCGGACGCCCGGGGACGATCGTATCTTCGTCGGCGAGAGCGGCCCGGGGGGCGTGCTCGGGGAGCACGCCTTGAACCAGCCCATGCTCCGCGCGGCCACCGTCACCACGGTCCGGCGCGCGTCGGGGTATACGCTGGAGATCGCCGATTTCGAGCACCTCAGGCGTGTGCACAACCCCGCCGCGCTGAAGGTCCTGCGCCGGCTCTCGCTCCACCTTTGCAGCGAGCTGCGCGGCGTCACCCGCGAATTGATGGGGCCGGCGCCTCCCGCCGCAAGCACGTCGGCCTCGGACCTCGGCGAGGGCCACCCCCTCACGCCGCCCATCGCGTCCTCCCTCCGGAGCCTGCCCTTTTTCGAATCGTTCAGCGACGAACGATTGGCCGTCATCGCGGGCGTCCTCGTCGAGCGCGAGGTGCCGCGCGGGCGCATGATCTTTGCCGAAGGCGCGAGCCGGGGCTCGGCCTTCCTCCTCGCGCGTGGCACCGTCGAAATCACCGTCCGCGCAGGCCACCGGCACATGCACCTCGCCGTCCTCGGGCCCGGCAAGACCATGGGCATGGAAGCGCTGCTCGACCACGGCCCGCAGCGGGTCACGTGCACTGCACGGGAGAACGTGGTGCTCCTCGAGCTCGCGCCCGAGCCCCTCGCGCGCCTCTTCGCGTCGAGCCCGGCGATGGCCTTCGAGCTGGTCGAGGCCATCAATCGCGACCTCATCGACGCCCTCCGGCAGACCGACGCCGGCATCGTCCGGCGCGCGGCGCAGGCGCTCGTCGTCGGCACGCACGGCGATCGCGCGATGGGCACGAAGACGCTGATGCGCATGACCCTGGCCAGCACGACGCGGGCCGGCACAGAAGACCTCGTCGAGCAGACCCTGCGCGGATTCGTCGACGGCCTCGGGACGCTGCTCGACATTCCCCACGCCCTGCACGAAGCGGCGAACACGACCCGCCTGCATGCGTCCCCGGACGACGCATCTTCCGACAAGGAGGCGCTCCTCGGAAAAGTGCGCGCCTCGATCCTCGGCGACGACGTGGTCCTTCACGGGCCCTTCGGACCACGGCGCCTGGTCCAGGCGGACGATACGGCCTCGGGCCGCTCCTTGAGCTTCCTCGAAGAATTCCTGCGAAGCGAGGTGATGCCGCTCTCCTCGGGCACCGGCGCGCAGACGTCGCGGTTATGCGAGGAGGCGGGGGACCTCCTCCACGAGAGCGTGGGCGGCGGGAGCGACGACGTCGTCCTTTTTTGCGGCTCGGACGCGACAGCGGCGGTCGAGGAGATGGTCCGGGCGCTCGGGCTCGCGTTATCGCCGGAGCTCGACGAACGATATCACCTGCGCGAGCGGATCCCGGAGAACGAGCGCCCCGTCGTGTTCCTCGGGCCCCACGAGGCCCCTTCGAACGAGCTCCCGTGGCGCGCCTCCATCGCCGACGTCGTGACGATCGACGCGGACGCCGAAGGTCGCATCGATCTCCACGCGCTCGAAGCGGCGCTCGTTCGACACGCGAACCGCCCGCTCAAGATCGGGAGTTTTTCCCTGGCGTCCCAGGTGACGGGCATCGTCGCGGACGACGTCGCCATCACGACCCTCCTGCACCGGCACGGGGCGCTCTCCTTTTGGGATTCCACCACCGCCGGGCCTTCGCTCGACATTCGAATGAACCCCGAGGGCTCCGGCGCCCTCGCGTCGAAGGACGCCGTCTTCCTTTCGCCGCACGAATGCATCGGCGGCCTGGGCACGCCCGGCGTGCTCGTCGCCAAGCGCGCGCTCGTCGCGCGCCGCAAGGAGGCAGGCCCGCCGGCCCTGCTCGACTCCATCCGCGCAGGCCTCGTCTTCCAGCTCAAAGCGGCGATCGGCACAGACACGATCCGCGCCCGCGAGGACGACTTCATCAAGCGCGCCCTCGCGTCGTTCCGAACGAACGAAAAGATCTGGGTGCTCGGCCCTCCAGAGCACGAACGATTGTCCATCGTGTCGCTCGTGATTCGCCACGGCCGTGATCAATTCCTCCACTGGAACTTCGTCGTCGCCCTGCTGAACGATCTCTTCGGCATCCAGGCGCGAGGCGGAGGCCCCTCGGCAGGCCCGTACGGTCACCTCATCCTCGGCATCGACCCCGAGCCCTCCGCGGCCTTCGCCGAAGCGGTGGAAGCCGGCTGCGGCGTGCTCCAGCTCGGCTGGGTCCGCGTCCATTTCAATGCCTTCATGACAGAGACCGTGTTCCTCTACATCGTCGCCGCGATTCACATGATCGCCCACGACGGGTGGAAGCTGCTCCCGATGTACCGGTGTGACGCCGCGACCGGGCGCTGGACGCACGTGGCCGGGCGTCCGCGGCCCGCGCTGCGTTTGAAGGACCTTTCGTACCGCGGGGGCGAGCTCGAATATCGATCGATGCGCACGAGCGAGCCAGAAAGCGCGCTCGCCACCTACCTCGACGAAGCACGGGCCATCCTCGCCAGCGCCGCCGTCGAGGGGCCGCCAGATCCGCAGAACGAGCCCGACATCCCGGAGGCCTTCCAGCACCTGCGCTGGTTCCCGACGCCGCTGGAAGCCTGGCGCGCGCATCGCGCTGGCCGGTGA
- a CDS encoding toll/interleukin-1 receptor domain-containing protein has product MAKVFLSHAHVDKPAVRRIVDALREAGHEPWIDEQEILVGESIPGAIERGLETTDFVLVCLSRAAIASGWVRSELDGSVMKPFRSKMTRVLPIRLEDVAPPTIIAHAKYVDLFPDDDAFQRGMEALLRSIEGYTARAPAPP; this is encoded by the coding sequence GTGGCAAAAGTCTTCCTGTCGCACGCCCACGTGGACAAGCCAGCGGTCCGTCGGATTGTCGATGCCTTGCGGGAAGCGGGGCACGAGCCGTGGATCGACGAGCAAGAGATCCTCGTGGGGGAGTCGATTCCCGGCGCCATCGAGCGTGGGCTCGAGACCACGGACTTCGTCCTCGTTTGCCTTTCCCGCGCCGCGATAGCAAGCGGGTGGGTCAGGAGCGAATTGGATGGCTCGGTGATGAAGCCGTTCCGTTCGAAGATGACCCGCGTGCTTCCGATCCGTCTCGAAGACGTCGCGCCGCCGACGATCATCGCGCATGCCAAGTATGTCGACCTGTTCCCCGACGACGATGCGTTCCAGCGGGGGATGGAGGCTCTGCTGCGCTCCATCGAAGGGTATACGGCGCGGGCCCCCGCCCCCCCCTGA
- the grxD gene encoding Grx4 family monothiol glutaredoxin: MSDVRQRIQEIIDQNRVVLFMKGTKSFPQCGFSQRAVQILKSAGAEFVDVNVLKDPDIRQGIKEFSNWPTIPQVYIDGKFVGGSDILSEMQQSGELSQILAPKN, encoded by the coding sequence ATGAGCGACGTGCGTCAACGGATCCAGGAGATCATCGATCAGAACCGCGTGGTCCTCTTCATGAAGGGGACAAAGAGCTTCCCGCAGTGCGGGTTCTCGCAGCGCGCCGTGCAGATCCTCAAGTCGGCCGGGGCCGAGTTCGTGGACGTGAACGTCCTGAAGGACCCCGACATCCGCCAGGGGATCAAGGAGTTCTCGAACTGGCCGACGATCCCGCAGGTGTACATCGACGGGAAGTTCGTCGGCGGCAGCGACATCCTCTCCGAGATGCAGCAGTCGGGCGAGCTGTCGCAGATCCTCGCGCCGAAGAACTGA
- a CDS encoding uracil-DNA glycosylase gives MTSKRRSLELLQEALVACRRCDRLVAWREEVARVKRRAYRDETYWGRPIPGFGDPDATLILMGLAPAAHGGNRTGRMFTGDRSGDFLYAALHRAGVASQPTSVHRGDGLTLTGAFIVAPCRCAPPENKPTPAELAACRPWLEAELALLDRAHTYLALGKTGYDAVLTLAKKHGDVSGAPAFAHGARGEIPDPRGGGGRAWLFGSYHVSQQNTQTGRLTAAMFDEVLGAALERARR, from the coding sequence GTGACGAGCAAGCGGCGCTCGCTCGAGCTCTTGCAGGAAGCGCTCGTCGCGTGCCGCCGTTGTGATCGCCTCGTCGCGTGGCGGGAAGAGGTCGCCCGCGTCAAACGCCGCGCCTACCGGGACGAGACCTACTGGGGCCGCCCGATCCCTGGCTTTGGCGACCCCGACGCCACGCTGATCCTCATGGGCCTCGCGCCGGCCGCGCACGGCGGCAACCGCACGGGCCGGATGTTCACGGGGGATCGCTCGGGCGACTTCCTCTACGCCGCGCTGCACCGAGCGGGCGTCGCGTCCCAGCCGACGAGCGTACACCGCGGCGACGGCCTCACGCTCACGGGCGCGTTCATCGTGGCCCCGTGCCGCTGCGCGCCGCCCGAGAACAAGCCCACGCCGGCGGAGCTCGCGGCTTGCCGGCCGTGGCTCGAAGCCGAGCTCGCGCTGCTCGACCGGGCGCACACGTACCTCGCGCTCGGGAAGACCGGCTACGACGCGGTCCTCACGCTCGCGAAGAAACACGGAGACGTCTCGGGGGCGCCCGCGTTCGCGCACGGGGCGCGCGGAGAAATCCCGGATCCGCGGGGCGGCGGTGGACGGGCGTGGCTCTTCGGGAGCTACCACGTGAGCCAGCAGAACACGCAGACGGGCCGGCTCACGGCGGCGATGTTTGATGAGGTGCTGGGGGCGGCGCTCGAACGAGCGCGCAGGTAG
- a CDS encoding esterase/lipase family protein, translated as MSPPVRIYLSPGMFGFARLASFEYFEHLVVALEDRFRQRGRVAKVLVCDVHPTASVCRRAAKLAHMIAATAGDDDGPIHVVGHSTGGLDARLVASPTARLPGVARKELAWLPRLSSITTMNTPHYGTPLAAFFATVSGQRMLYAISALTVTALKLGAPPLAATSALVAAFGRLSIGNFELEIINRAVDAVAKVLDEASSRELRTWLDLLRGDQGAIVQLMPEAMDLFQAGVEDRPGVRYQCVATYAPSNAVRDWIAALRSPWSAMSATIFTALYNLTSRLDERYPCAAADGAAQAKLKAMLGEALPPTANDGVVPLTSQIWGDLVWVGKADHLDIVGHFPGAGGHTDWLASGARFQRVRFDVVMDRIVSGMIVGEELRDARSPASERAPKSAPPSVRGVS; from the coding sequence GTGTCGCCTCCCGTTCGAATCTACCTCTCTCCCGGCATGTTCGGCTTCGCGCGGCTCGCGTCGTTCGAGTACTTCGAGCACCTCGTCGTCGCCCTCGAAGATCGCTTCCGCCAGCGCGGCCGCGTCGCCAAGGTCCTGGTCTGCGACGTCCACCCCACGGCCAGCGTCTGCCGCCGCGCGGCCAAGCTCGCGCACATGATCGCCGCCACGGCCGGCGACGACGACGGCCCCATCCACGTGGTCGGCCACTCGACGGGCGGCCTCGACGCGCGCCTCGTCGCCTCTCCGACCGCGCGCCTGCCCGGCGTCGCCCGCAAAGAGCTCGCGTGGCTGCCGCGCCTCTCGTCGATCACGACGATGAACACGCCGCACTACGGCACGCCCCTCGCGGCCTTCTTCGCGACCGTCAGCGGCCAGCGCATGCTCTACGCGATCTCCGCGCTCACCGTGACTGCGCTCAAGCTCGGCGCGCCTCCGCTCGCCGCGACCTCGGCGCTCGTCGCCGCGTTCGGCCGCCTGTCGATCGGCAACTTCGAGCTCGAGATCATCAACCGCGCCGTCGACGCCGTGGCCAAGGTCCTCGACGAAGCGTCGAGCCGCGAGCTGCGCACCTGGCTCGATCTCTTGCGCGGCGACCAGGGCGCGATCGTGCAGCTCATGCCCGAGGCGATGGACCTCTTCCAGGCCGGCGTCGAGGATCGCCCCGGCGTGCGCTACCAGTGTGTCGCGACGTATGCGCCCTCGAACGCGGTGCGCGACTGGATCGCGGCCTTGCGCTCGCCGTGGAGCGCGATGAGCGCGACGATCTTCACGGCGCTCTACAACCTGACGAGCCGCCTCGACGAGCGGTACCCGTGCGCGGCGGCCGACGGTGCGGCCCAGGCGAAGCTCAAGGCGATGCTCGGCGAGGCCCTCCCTCCGACGGCGAACGACGGCGTCGTGCCCTTGACCTCGCAGATCTGGGGCGACCTCGTGTGGGTGGGCAAAGCGGACCACCTCGACATCGTCGGCCACTTCCCGGGCGCGGGCGGCCACACCGACTGGCTCGCGAGTGGCGCGCGGTTCCAGCGCGTGCGATTCGACGTCGTGATGGATCGGATCGTGTCCGGCATGATCGTCGGCGAAGAGCTCCGCGACGCGCGTAGCCCCGCGTCCGAGCGCGCGCCGAAGAGCGCACCGCCGAGCGTGCGCGGGGTGTCGTGA